The following proteins come from a genomic window of Hydractinia symbiolongicarpus strain clone_291-10 chromosome 2, HSymV2.1, whole genome shotgun sequence:
- the LOC130630356 gene encoding pyroglutamylated RF-amide peptide receptor-like, with the protein MAEDDTNCTCSPNLTSSDNCSNMNCTKMGAYFTEDSILLLHTLYVAVLCSGIFGNMLTCTVILMRRSMRRSIHFYTFNLALCDLLILFFYVPTQMVYVKNQLEWTMGLTMCKVAYVVLPVSLVSSIGTLLAITIDRARGLIQPFKWRADSQRNAKLIIPTIWFIAILTNIPLFIFPRMEYDGSILVCSEGWPQPEHEVYFWVFVFVLVFAIPLVVIVVTHVIMISVMMRDSRTVHRQHNKRMIRMVIALVLVFSICTGFQHVYFFLATFSNISLSLQSSALLFGMSNFVVSLQASLNPIIYGTLRQDFKKAFKAIILKLMVAMKLRRDKSRRGKYSLNYSSIRTNDFSGNTEETFDWVKSNMDSPLTSPRHSYNFNNGSHISALLRKTNMAPSPTLRKNLFLKNIHERDMITRYNAADDSSFISNIVARRCEYTEYMCKRISKIFEHLNQSKETIL; encoded by the coding sequence ATGGCTGAAGATGACACCAACTGCACCTGTTCTCCTAATCTTACATCCTCTGATAACTGTTCCAACATGAATTGTACAAAGATGGGTGCCTACTTCACAGAAGACTCCATTCTTCTTCTGCATACGCTATACGTGGCAGTATTATGCAGTGGTATCTTCGGAAACATGCTGACATGTACTGTGATCCTCATGCGGAGGAGCATGCGACGGTCTATACACTTTTACACGTTCAATCTAGCTCTTTGCGACCTCCTCATTCTGTTCTTTTATGTTCCAACACAGATGGTTTACGTTAAAAATCAGTTGGAATGGACCATGGGGTTGACAATGTGCAAAGTAGCGTATGTGGTTTTACCAGTGTCTCTTGTAAGTTCTATTGGAACGCTTCTAGCTATCACTATTGATCGTGCACGCGGACTGATTCAGCCATTCAAATGGAGAGCAGATTCTCAAAGAAATGCCAAACTAATCATTCCGACAATTTGGTTCATCGCTATTCTGACCAATATTCCTCTTTTTATTTTCCCTCGTATGGAATATGATGGCTCCATATTGGTGTGCAGTGAAGGATGGCCCCAACCAGAACACGAGGTTTATTTTTGGGTCTTTGTGTTTGTTTTGGTCTTCGCGATACCACTGGTTGTGATTGTGGTGACGCATGTGATCATGATAAGCGTTATGATGCGTGACTCACGCACAGTTCATCGCCAACATAATAAAAGAATGATTCGAATGGTGATAGCTCTAGTGTTGGTTTTCTCAATATGCACTGGTTTTCAACACGTTTATTTTTTCCTAGCAACTTTTAGCAACATCAGTCTCAGCCTTCAATCATCAGCCTTACTGTTTGGAATGTCTAATTTTGTAGTCTCCTTACAAGCATCACTGAACCCTATTATTTATGGTACTTTACGGCAAGATTTCAAAAAGGCGTTTAAGGCCATCATTTTGAAACTAATGGTGGCCATGAAACTTAGGCGTGACAAAAGTCGTCGTGGGAAATATTCATTAAACTATTCATCAATTCGCACCAATGACTTTTCTGGAAATACTGAAGAGACTTTCGATTGGGTGAAATCTAACATGGATTCACCGTTAACATCACCCCGACATAGTTATAACTTTAACAATGGGTCGCATATATCCGCCCTGTTGAGGAAAACAAACATGGCGCCGTCACCAACTTTAcggaaaaatttatttttgaaaaacatacATGAGCGTGATATGATTACCAGGTATAATGCAGCAGACGATTCATCATTCATATCAAATATTGTTGCAAGGAGATGTGAATACACAGAGTATATGTGCAAGAGAATTTCGAAAATATTCGAGCATTTAAATCAAAGCAAGGAGACGATTCTTTGA